From a region of the Takifugu flavidus isolate HTHZ2018 chromosome 20, ASM371156v2, whole genome shotgun sequence genome:
- the ctif gene encoding CBP80/20-dependent translation initiation factor isoform X1, whose protein sequence is MENSSVASASSEAGSTRSQEIEELERFIDSYVLEYQVQGILGDKADAELDNGSKVPQWTDDLNNKRDGSWTSSRGRGSIRPDEWEYSSNGSTGSRPSSGSRPGSGSRSGSRGRNNQFKGPAKNGTRDGSLDILGTDIWAANTMDSHGGAGWDVQPEKLNFSHFHRKHIRGTPKHLPHIDREGMNKNRFEEDDGIDMNDIERFLPHLRSVFPPLPNEAEIAHTKKLFRRRRNDRRLVGQLTRDQLPVFLPAGPGGKRQVSARRQQRPQGGGGGGGGGGKNQPQQIQQQSPQHQRDQTQQQSPNQQQQNSTELGDNRNSGAARPPRQYPGGHGPRQAGPPHHLGLGQNRRWHVTQKGQVHGQTNVTADRGESSRSAKDTETETVTGDEGSRAPVDIGGTSPSQSPPSESTPATNPSADPMLNKELPPGSKKTSEGQLEKPKISLLQSSRERLRRRLKDKEDAQEASASGDPQSMDRLVDLLNSMRSNSSGVERQLISFMEEAQCSTRSEETLAQVVDTIYSKAVSDRSFAATAAKLCDKMALFIVDGTKFRSLLLNMLQRDFCHRERLQQADIERWLGFITFLCEVFGTMRSNSGEPFRVLVCPIYTCLRELLQSTDLKEDAVICCSMELQSMGRLLEEQLPEMMTELLAAVRDKMLCPAESQLTRSLLMEVIELHAHCWNPLEALTTQYYNRTIQKLTTTT, encoded by the exons ATGGAGAACTCCTCGGTAGCGTCGGCATCATCCGAGGCTGGCAGCACGCGCTCGCAGGAAATCGAAGAGCTGGAGCGCTTCATCGACAGTTACGTGCTGGAGTATCAGGTGCAGGGGATTCTGGGGGACAAGGCGGACGCAGAGTTGGACAACGGCAGCAAAGTGCCTCAG tGGACAGACGACTTGAACAACAAAAGAGATGGAAGCTGGACGTCTTCGAGGGGGAGGGGCTCCATCAGGCCT GATGAGTGGGAATACAGCAGCAATGGCAGCACTGGCTCCAGGCCCAGCTCTGGTTCTAGACCCGGATCTGGTTCACGCTctggcagcagaggcaggaacAACCAGTTTAAGGGCCCCGCAAAG AACGGGACCAGAGACGGCTCCTTGGACATCCTGGGCACGGACATTTGGGCTGCCAACACAATGGACTCACACGG GGGTGCAGGCTGGGACGTGCAGCCAGAGAAGCTCAACTTCAGCCATTTCCATAGGAAACACATCAGAGGAACGCCAAAGCACCTGCCCCACATTGACAGAGAGGG GATGAACAAGAACAGATTCGAGGAGGATGACGGCATCGACATGAACGACATAGAAAGATTTCTACCTCATCTTCGCTCC gtcttccctcctcttcccaaTGAGGCCGAGATCGCACACACCAAGAAGCTTTTCCGGCGCAGGCGGAACGACCGGCG ATTGGTTGGTCAGTTGACCCGTGACCAGTTACCAGTATTTCTTCCTGCTGGTCCTGGGGGGAAGCGGCAAGTCTCAGCCAG GAGACAGCAGCGACctcaggggggaggaggaggaggaggaggaggaggaaagaaccAACCTCAGCAGATCCAACAACAGTCACCGCAACACCAGAGGGATCAAACCCAACAGCAGTCTCccaaccaacagcagcagaactcaaCAGAACTGGGGGACAACAGAAACAGCGGCGCTGCTCGGCCACCTCGCCAGTATCCAGGAGGACATGGGCCACGCCAGGCAGGACCGCCACACCATTTGGGACTAGGCCAGAACCGGCGTTGGCATGTCACTCAGAAAGGTCAGGTACACGGACAGACAAACGTTACAGCCGATAGAGGAGAGTCCTCCAGATCGGCCAAAGACACAGAGACCGAAACTGTGACGGGAGACGAAGGCAGCAGAGCACCTGTGGACATCGGTGGCACGAGTCCCAGCCAGTCACCCCCGTCTGAGTCTACACCTGCCACAAACCCTTCTGCAGATCCGATGCTTAACAAGGAGCTGCCACCAGGAAGTAAAAAGACAAGTGAGGGCCAGTTGGAGAAGCCCAAAATCAGCCTGCTGCAGTCATCAAGGGAGCGGCTGAGGAGGAGACTAAAGGACAAG GAAGATGCACAGGAGGCTTCGGCGAGCGGCGATCCGCAGAGCATGGACCGGCTGGTGGACCTGCTCAACAGCatgaggagcaacagcagcggGGTGGAGCGGCAGCTGATCTCCTTCATGGAGGAGGCGCAGTGTTCCACTCGCTCCGAGGAGACCTTGGCTCAGGTGGTCGACACCATCTATTCCAAAGCCGTGTCGGACAGGAGTTTCGCCGCCACGGCGGCCAAACTCTGTGACAAGATGGCCCTTTTCATTGTGGACGGAACCAAGTTCAGGTCACTGCTGCTCAACATGCTGCAG AGGGATTTTTGTCATCGAGAGCGGCTCCAGCAGGCCGACATCGAGAGGTGGTTGGGCTTCATCACCTTCCTGTGCGAGGTGTTCGGCACCATGAGGAGTAACTCGGGGGAGCCCTTCAGGGTCCTGGTGTGTCCCATCTACACTTGCCTGCGAGAG ctgctccagtccACAGACCTGAAGGAGGACGCCGTCATCTGCTGCTCCATGGAG CTGCAGAGCATGGGGCGtcttctggaggagcagctcccagAAATGATGACGGAGCTTTTAGCGGCTGTCAGGGACAAGATGCTGTGTCCGGCGGAGTCCCAGCTGACCCGTTCTCTCCTCATGGAGGTCATCGAACTGCACGCACACTGCTGGAACCCTCTGGAGGCTCTGACGACCCAGTACTACAACCGCACCATCCAAAagctcaccaccaccacctaa
- the ctif gene encoding CBP80/20-dependent translation initiation factor isoform X2, producing the protein MENSSVASASSEAGSTRSQEIEELERFIDSYVLEYQVQGILGDKADAELDNGSKVPQWTDDLNNKRDGSWTSSRGRGSIRPDEWEYSSNGSTGSRPSSGSRPGSGSRSGSRGRNNQFKGPAKNGTRDGSLDILGTDIWAANTMDSHGGAGWDVQPEKLNFSHFHRKHIRGTPKHLPHIDREGMNKNRFEEDDGIDMNDIERFLPHLRSVFPPLPNEAEIAHTKKLFRRRRNDRRRQQRPQGGGGGGGGGGKNQPQQIQQQSPQHQRDQTQQQSPNQQQQNSTELGDNRNSGAARPPRQYPGGHGPRQAGPPHHLGLGQNRRWHVTQKGQVHGQTNVTADRGESSRSAKDTETETVTGDEGSRAPVDIGGTSPSQSPPSESTPATNPSADPMLNKELPPGSKKTSEGQLEKPKISLLQSSRERLRRRLKDKEDAQEASASGDPQSMDRLVDLLNSMRSNSSGVERQLISFMEEAQCSTRSEETLAQVVDTIYSKAVSDRSFAATAAKLCDKMALFIVDGTKFRSLLLNMLQRDFCHRERLQQADIERWLGFITFLCEVFGTMRSNSGEPFRVLVCPIYTCLRELLQSTDLKEDAVICCSMELQSMGRLLEEQLPEMMTELLAAVRDKMLCPAESQLTRSLLMEVIELHAHCWNPLEALTTQYYNRTIQKLTTTT; encoded by the exons ATGGAGAACTCCTCGGTAGCGTCGGCATCATCCGAGGCTGGCAGCACGCGCTCGCAGGAAATCGAAGAGCTGGAGCGCTTCATCGACAGTTACGTGCTGGAGTATCAGGTGCAGGGGATTCTGGGGGACAAGGCGGACGCAGAGTTGGACAACGGCAGCAAAGTGCCTCAG tGGACAGACGACTTGAACAACAAAAGAGATGGAAGCTGGACGTCTTCGAGGGGGAGGGGCTCCATCAGGCCT GATGAGTGGGAATACAGCAGCAATGGCAGCACTGGCTCCAGGCCCAGCTCTGGTTCTAGACCCGGATCTGGTTCACGCTctggcagcagaggcaggaacAACCAGTTTAAGGGCCCCGCAAAG AACGGGACCAGAGACGGCTCCTTGGACATCCTGGGCACGGACATTTGGGCTGCCAACACAATGGACTCACACGG GGGTGCAGGCTGGGACGTGCAGCCAGAGAAGCTCAACTTCAGCCATTTCCATAGGAAACACATCAGAGGAACGCCAAAGCACCTGCCCCACATTGACAGAGAGGG GATGAACAAGAACAGATTCGAGGAGGATGACGGCATCGACATGAACGACATAGAAAGATTTCTACCTCATCTTCGCTCC gtcttccctcctcttcccaaTGAGGCCGAGATCGCACACACCAAGAAGCTTTTCCGGCGCAGGCGGAACGACCGGCG GAGACAGCAGCGACctcaggggggaggaggaggaggaggaggaggaggaaagaaccAACCTCAGCAGATCCAACAACAGTCACCGCAACACCAGAGGGATCAAACCCAACAGCAGTCTCccaaccaacagcagcagaactcaaCAGAACTGGGGGACAACAGAAACAGCGGCGCTGCTCGGCCACCTCGCCAGTATCCAGGAGGACATGGGCCACGCCAGGCAGGACCGCCACACCATTTGGGACTAGGCCAGAACCGGCGTTGGCATGTCACTCAGAAAGGTCAGGTACACGGACAGACAAACGTTACAGCCGATAGAGGAGAGTCCTCCAGATCGGCCAAAGACACAGAGACCGAAACTGTGACGGGAGACGAAGGCAGCAGAGCACCTGTGGACATCGGTGGCACGAGTCCCAGCCAGTCACCCCCGTCTGAGTCTACACCTGCCACAAACCCTTCTGCAGATCCGATGCTTAACAAGGAGCTGCCACCAGGAAGTAAAAAGACAAGTGAGGGCCAGTTGGAGAAGCCCAAAATCAGCCTGCTGCAGTCATCAAGGGAGCGGCTGAGGAGGAGACTAAAGGACAAG GAAGATGCACAGGAGGCTTCGGCGAGCGGCGATCCGCAGAGCATGGACCGGCTGGTGGACCTGCTCAACAGCatgaggagcaacagcagcggGGTGGAGCGGCAGCTGATCTCCTTCATGGAGGAGGCGCAGTGTTCCACTCGCTCCGAGGAGACCTTGGCTCAGGTGGTCGACACCATCTATTCCAAAGCCGTGTCGGACAGGAGTTTCGCCGCCACGGCGGCCAAACTCTGTGACAAGATGGCCCTTTTCATTGTGGACGGAACCAAGTTCAGGTCACTGCTGCTCAACATGCTGCAG AGGGATTTTTGTCATCGAGAGCGGCTCCAGCAGGCCGACATCGAGAGGTGGTTGGGCTTCATCACCTTCCTGTGCGAGGTGTTCGGCACCATGAGGAGTAACTCGGGGGAGCCCTTCAGGGTCCTGGTGTGTCCCATCTACACTTGCCTGCGAGAG ctgctccagtccACAGACCTGAAGGAGGACGCCGTCATCTGCTGCTCCATGGAG CTGCAGAGCATGGGGCGtcttctggaggagcagctcccagAAATGATGACGGAGCTTTTAGCGGCTGTCAGGGACAAGATGCTGTGTCCGGCGGAGTCCCAGCTGACCCGTTCTCTCCTCATGGAGGTCATCGAACTGCACGCACACTGCTGGAACCCTCTGGAGGCTCTGACGACCCAGTACTACAACCGCACCATCCAAAagctcaccaccaccacctaa